Proteins found in one Synechococcus sp. LA31 genomic segment:
- a CDS encoding transglutaminase family protein, translating into MTATASINQATAAAVEARLQRAGIRLTMGGEPTLVPIDPKGAEWSVAADGPTKLRYARRLAAELQRRAWPGSTLLYCPGKRYDGEVNPRWALRLITGTSGEPLVPLQPEADAATAIPDPAALEMLLAAIGTDLGCPLQALPLRDPLQSDRQVWAIPLSCEDGQWRSIPWPLEDALRELSGAPGPAGLRLPLQHFPPGALRQVLTLERDAASWALFLPPLEREPLEQLLRSLAAHSDAWQQPELSGVLPWDAYEHWQVLGLTADPGVLEVNLPICHSWHEYAGWIELLEQAGAAVGLRSWKQQGERTEGTGGGNHLLLGGPSLDEHPFFSRPAWLVGMLRYWQHHPCLAYLFSGRSVGPASQAPRPDEGSASLLDLRLAHGALEHLPPGDQRVAIGETLRHLHADRSGNTHRSEISLDKFWNPAWTAGCQGLLEFRALESLPDHRWTSAVALLFRALAVRLLKPELRPQGLRPWGESLHDHALLPSALWSDLELLLADLAADGLPLDPEPFRAIWEWRFPQLMHWQQGEAALSIRQALEPWPLLCDTPVEGGSTSRFVDSSLRRFEVIATPGFQQRYALRIQGRQLPWPKDADQLLAVRFRQEALFPCLHPCLPVHVPLQLVLCDACSGDPVASWQWLDESRGFELLTDVDETHRKAAAQGQGLQATLRGAGEHCSTVDLRL; encoded by the coding sequence GTGACAGCCACCGCCAGCATCAACCAGGCCACAGCCGCCGCCGTTGAAGCGCGGCTACAGCGGGCAGGCATCCGCCTCACCATGGGCGGTGAACCCACGCTGGTGCCGATCGATCCAAAGGGTGCCGAGTGGAGCGTGGCGGCCGATGGGCCCACCAAACTCCGCTACGCGCGGCGATTGGCAGCTGAACTGCAGCGCCGCGCCTGGCCTGGCAGCACCCTGCTCTATTGCCCAGGTAAGCGATACGACGGGGAGGTGAACCCCCGCTGGGCCTTGCGCCTGATCACCGGCACCAGCGGCGAGCCACTGGTGCCGCTACAGCCCGAAGCCGACGCGGCAACGGCGATCCCCGATCCAGCGGCGCTCGAGATGCTCCTGGCGGCAATCGGCACCGATCTGGGCTGCCCGCTGCAGGCCCTGCCCCTGCGCGATCCTCTGCAGAGCGACCGGCAGGTGTGGGCAATCCCCCTGAGCTGCGAAGACGGCCAGTGGCGTTCCATCCCCTGGCCCCTGGAGGATGCCTTACGGGAGCTGAGCGGCGCTCCAGGCCCGGCGGGACTGCGGTTGCCGCTCCAACATTTCCCTCCTGGTGCCCTACGCCAGGTGCTCACCCTGGAGCGCGATGCCGCCAGCTGGGCACTGTTTCTGCCGCCGCTGGAGCGCGAACCGCTGGAGCAGCTGCTGCGCAGCTTGGCCGCCCATAGCGACGCCTGGCAGCAGCCGGAACTGAGTGGCGTCTTGCCCTGGGATGCCTATGAGCATTGGCAGGTGCTGGGGCTCACCGCCGATCCCGGCGTACTGGAGGTGAACCTGCCGATCTGCCACAGCTGGCACGAGTACGCGGGCTGGATCGAGCTGCTGGAGCAAGCCGGTGCAGCGGTGGGCCTGCGCAGCTGGAAGCAACAAGGGGAACGCACGGAGGGCACCGGCGGCGGCAACCACCTGCTGCTGGGCGGCCCCAGCCTGGACGAGCATCCCTTCTTTTCACGGCCGGCCTGGCTGGTGGGGATGCTGCGCTACTGGCAGCACCATCCCTGCTTGGCCTATCTCTTCAGCGGCCGCAGCGTGGGCCCCGCCTCCCAGGCGCCACGACCCGATGAAGGCAGCGCCAGCCTGCTGGATCTGCGGCTAGCGCACGGCGCCCTCGAGCATCTGCCACCCGGCGACCAGCGGGTGGCCATCGGCGAAACCCTGCGTCATCTCCATGCCGATCGCAGCGGCAACACCCACCGCAGCGAAATCAGCCTCGACAAGTTCTGGAACCCCGCCTGGACCGCCGGCTGCCAGGGCCTGCTGGAGTTCCGTGCGCTCGAATCCCTGCCGGATCACCGCTGGACCAGCGCCGTAGCGCTGTTGTTCCGGGCCCTGGCGGTGCGGCTACTCAAGCCGGAGCTGCGCCCCCAGGGCCTACGGCCCTGGGGCGAAAGCCTGCATGATCACGCGCTACTGCCCAGTGCCCTCTGGAGTGATCTGGAGCTGCTGCTGGCCGATCTCGCCGCTGATGGGCTGCCCCTCGACCCCGAGCCCTTCCGCGCCATCTGGGAATGGCGCTTCCCGCAGCTGATGCACTGGCAGCAAGGGGAGGCTGCGCTAAGCATTCGCCAGGCGCTTGAACCTTGGCCCCTGCTGTGCGACACGCCAGTGGAAGGAGGCAGCACCAGCCGTTTTGTGGACAGCTCGTTGCGCCGCTTTGAAGTGATCGCCACCCCCGGCTTCCAGCAGCGCTATGCGCTGCGCATCCAAGGGCGCCAGCTGCCTTGGCCCAAGGATGCGGATCAGCTGCTGGCCGTGCGCTTCCGCCAGGAGGCGCTGTTTCCCTGCCTGCATCCCTGCCTGCCGGTCCACGTGCCACTGCAGCTGGTGCTGTGTGATGCCTGCAGCGGTGATCCCGTGGCGAGCTGGCAATGGCTGGATGAGTCCAGGGGTTTTGAGCTCCTCACTGACGTCGACGAGACGCATCGGAAGGCCGCGGCGCAAGGCCAGGGCTTACAAGCAACCCTGCGCGGAGCTGGGGAGCACTGCAGCACAGTGGATTTACGGCTGTAG
- a CDS encoding CbiX/SirB N-terminal domain-containing protein — protein sequence MTGDVPTSPVHGSREWWPLLRNLRRRGPWSLLVVVHGHSGGVVPTVLEQALGALAEQRSAPVWVQPLTADPVALPSGERLLVVPLLLTPGSHARFDLPALRARLRTAGHEVVLLPFLGAWPAWLEHLRHQVATAGSGSVLHHPLRPGVADRYLSALSQRVERPLISEWMVDGAGGGPFPLALAPNRITAQLEDAGFDAPALLERPATRDLVFTLLRNLP from the coding sequence ATGACAGGCGATGTGCCGACTTCACCAGTCCACGGCTCCAGGGAGTGGTGGCCGTTGCTACGGAACCTGCGGCGCCGTGGCCCCTGGTCGCTGTTGGTGGTGGTTCATGGCCACAGCGGTGGTGTGGTTCCTACCGTGCTCGAGCAGGCGTTGGGCGCCTTGGCTGAGCAGCGATCTGCGCCGGTGTGGGTGCAGCCGCTCACCGCTGATCCGGTGGCCTTGCCCTCTGGAGAGCGGCTGTTGGTGGTGCCGTTGCTGCTCACGCCCGGCAGCCATGCCCGCTTTGATCTTCCAGCCCTGCGGGCCCGGCTGCGCACGGCTGGCCATGAGGTGGTGCTGTTGCCGTTTCTGGGGGCTTGGCCTGCGTGGCTGGAGCACCTCCGCCACCAGGTGGCTACGGCTGGCTCTGGTTCGGTGTTGCACCACCCCTTGCGCCCCGGCGTGGCCGATCGCTATCTGAGCGCTCTGTCGCAGCGTGTGGAGCGGCCATTGATCAGTGAGTGGATGGTGGACGGAGCTGGTGGCGGCCCGTTCCCCCTCGCGTTGGCCCCCAACCGGATCACTGCTCAGCTAGAGGATGCGGGCTTCGACGCTCCGGCCTTGCTCGAGCGCCCTGCCACCCGAGACCTGGTGTTCACCCTGCTGCGCAACCTGCCATGA
- the cobA gene encoding uroporphyrinogen-III C-methyltransferase yields the protein MTESSIGKVYLVGAGPGDPDLLTIKAHRLLSSCDALVYDSLVPREVLALVPETAEQHFVGKRRGHHSVPQPSTNAVLVQLASRHRCVVRLKGGDPFLFGRGGEEAAHLERHGVAVEVVPGVTAGIAAPAYVGIPVTHRRAGSSVTFVTGHEEIDKGRPSVDWRALAGSSDGLVIYMGLHNLPHICEELIAGGLAPTTPAAAVQQGTVRGQRSVIGDLAGLAVAVREAELASPSIVVIGEVVNQRVESCAPEPAAVEMPIPIKQG from the coding sequence ATGACGGAGTCCAGCATCGGCAAGGTGTATCTGGTGGGCGCGGGTCCTGGCGATCCCGATCTGCTCACGATCAAGGCCCATCGGCTGCTGAGCAGCTGCGATGCCCTCGTGTACGACTCGCTCGTGCCGCGGGAGGTGTTGGCGCTGGTGCCCGAGACGGCCGAGCAGCACTTTGTGGGTAAGCGACGCGGTCACCACTCCGTGCCCCAACCGAGCACCAACGCGGTTCTGGTGCAGTTGGCGAGCCGGCATCGCTGTGTGGTGCGCCTGAAGGGTGGTGATCCTTTCCTGTTTGGTCGCGGTGGCGAAGAAGCGGCGCACCTAGAGCGCCATGGAGTGGCGGTTGAAGTCGTGCCGGGTGTGACCGCCGGCATTGCCGCTCCGGCCTACGTGGGCATTCCGGTGACCCACCGGCGCGCCGGCAGCTCGGTCACCTTCGTGACCGGCCATGAGGAGATCGATAAGGGCCGCCCCAGCGTGGATTGGCGTGCCCTTGCCGGTAGCAGCGATGGGCTGGTGATCTACATGGGCTTGCACAACCTTCCCCACATTTGTGAAGAGCTGATCGCCGGCGGTCTGGCACCCACCACGCCGGCCGCGGCGGTGCAACAGGGCACGGTGCGCGGGCAGCGCTCGGTGATTGGGGATCTCGCTGGCTTGGCTGTTGCGGTGCGTGAGGCGGAACTCGCCTCCCCCTCGATTGTGGTGATCGGTGAGGTGGTGAATCAGCGGGTGGAGAGTTGCGCGCCCGAGCCGGCCGCAGTGGAGATGCCGATTCCGATCAAGCAGGGTTGA
- a CDS encoding ferredoxin--nitrite reductase — protein sequence MVVSPSITDESPQPGALASWLEGKKLNKIEQNKAAKDGLLVGSEIERFAQLGWENVDETDLQLRLKWYGMFWRPKTPGLFMLRLRVPNGAISAEQLRVVGGIVARYGTNGSADITTRQNIQLRGVLLEDLPEILSRLQEVGLTTIQSAFDNPRNVTGNPIAGIDPHEIVDTRPYTVELENYLTNNRAGNPEFSNLPRKWNTAVAGARDNFLLHNDIVFHPVERNGELGFGVWIGGILSSQMNAYAIPLNAWVRPDQICAITGAVIKIWRDNGERDKRPKGRFRLYLDQVGLDAFRSMVEERFGPLTPDPGSVFDHEPRSHYGIHAQKQEGLHYAGLHVPVGRLKADDFQDLAGLAERYGDGDIRLTEDQNVILSGIASEQIPALQAEPLLQRFSLAPSHLAAGTVSCTGNTYCSFALTNTKDQALAAAEELDRELELPEELKIHWTGCPNTCGQAYMGAIGLTGTKARNPEGGMGEGYDITIGGSQGANPQIGELHRKAVPASEVKQVLKELLIEQFGAKPRQH from the coding sequence ATGGTGGTTAGCCCATCCATCACTGACGAGTCCCCTCAACCCGGCGCCTTGGCGTCTTGGCTCGAGGGCAAAAAACTCAACAAGATCGAGCAGAACAAAGCCGCGAAAGACGGTCTGCTCGTGGGCAGCGAGATCGAACGGTTTGCCCAGCTCGGCTGGGAAAACGTCGATGAGACCGACCTCCAACTTCGGCTCAAGTGGTACGGAATGTTCTGGCGCCCGAAAACGCCAGGGCTGTTCATGCTGCGGCTGCGCGTGCCCAATGGTGCGATCAGCGCCGAACAACTGCGCGTGGTGGGCGGCATCGTGGCCCGCTACGGCACGAACGGCAGTGCCGATATCACCACCCGCCAGAACATCCAGCTGCGCGGTGTTCTGCTGGAGGATCTCCCCGAGATTCTGAGCCGTCTGCAGGAGGTGGGGCTCACCACCATCCAATCCGCCTTCGACAACCCCCGCAACGTGACCGGCAATCCCATTGCCGGCATCGACCCCCACGAAATCGTGGACACGCGGCCTTACACGGTTGAGCTGGAGAACTACCTCACCAACAACCGCGCCGGCAATCCGGAATTCTCCAACCTGCCGCGCAAGTGGAACACCGCTGTTGCCGGAGCTCGCGACAACTTCCTGCTCCACAACGACATCGTGTTCCACCCGGTGGAGCGCAACGGTGAACTGGGCTTCGGGGTGTGGATCGGCGGCATTCTCTCCTCGCAGATGAATGCCTACGCCATTCCCCTCAACGCCTGGGTTCGCCCCGATCAGATCTGCGCCATCACCGGAGCGGTGATCAAGATCTGGCGCGACAACGGCGAGCGCGACAAGCGCCCCAAAGGCCGCTTCCGCCTGTATCTCGATCAGGTTGGGCTCGACGCCTTCCGTTCGATGGTGGAAGAGCGCTTCGGCCCGCTCACCCCGGACCCGGGCTCGGTGTTTGATCACGAACCCCGCAGCCACTACGGCATTCATGCCCAGAAGCAGGAAGGCCTGCACTACGCCGGCCTGCACGTGCCGGTGGGTCGCCTCAAGGCCGACGACTTCCAGGATCTGGCGGGGCTTGCGGAACGCTATGGCGACGGCGACATCCGCCTCACCGAAGACCAGAACGTGATCCTCAGCGGGATCGCCTCCGAGCAAATCCCTGCCTTGCAGGCCGAGCCACTGCTGCAGCGCTTCAGCCTGGCCCCGAGCCACTTGGCGGCCGGCACCGTGAGCTGCACGGGCAACACCTACTGCAGCTTCGCCCTCACCAACACCAAGGATCAGGCCCTCGCCGCCGCCGAAGAACTCGACCGCGAGCTGGAGCTGCCCGAGGAGCTGAAGATCCATTGGACCGGCTGTCCCAACACCTGCGGCCAGGCCTACATGGGGGCCATTGGCCTCACCGGCACCAAAGCCCGCAACCCTGAGGGCGGCATGGGCGAGGGCTACGACATCACCATCGGTGGATCCCAGGGGGCCAACCCTCAGATCGGCGAGTTGCACCGCAAAGCCGTACCCGCCAGCGAGGTGAAACAGGTGCTCAAGGAGCTGCTGATCGAGCAGTTCGGCGCCAAGCCGCGCCAGCACTGA
- a CDS encoding redox protein, which translates to MFELIPYEKFRDTPAVRFFDITVAESNARDLVIHAGPAVSPPDEENTGAWQFYLHPHQEDNLLALHGGRTFFLVNFGWNYPYHLVRLETGGDILRIPPGTFHRSVSDPDGSVVLNQAVREEGASVMREFRVYNSRLIPRLFATTFKTAPLPKLHGVSW; encoded by the coding sequence ATGTTTGAGTTGATTCCCTATGAGAAATTCCGTGATACTCCCGCGGTGCGGTTTTTTGATATCACCGTTGCCGAATCCAACGCCCGCGATCTGGTGATTCATGCAGGGCCCGCTGTAAGTCCTCCCGATGAGGAGAACACAGGTGCCTGGCAGTTTTATCTACACCCGCATCAGGAAGACAACCTGCTTGCGCTGCATGGCGGCCGCACCTTCTTCCTGGTGAACTTCGGCTGGAATTACCCGTACCACCTTGTTCGCCTGGAAACCGGCGGCGACATCCTGCGCATCCCGCCAGGCACCTTCCACCGCTCCGTGTCAGACCCCGATGGATCGGTGGTGCTCAATCAAGCCGTGCGTGAGGAAGGTGCCAGCGTGATGCGTGAGTTCAGGGTTTATAACAGCCGCTTGATTCCGCGCCTGTTCGCCACCACCTTCAAAACAGCTCCACTGCCGAAGCTGCACGGGGTGAGCTGGTAG